One window of Amaranthus tricolor cultivar Red isolate AtriRed21 chromosome 13, ASM2621246v1, whole genome shotgun sequence genomic DNA carries:
- the LOC130798531 gene encoding serine/threonine-protein kinase Nek2: protein MEQYEILEQIGKGAFGAALLVRHKLEKKKYVLKKIRLARQTDRTRRSAHQEKELISKIRHPFIVEYKDSWVEKGCYVCIVIGYCEGGDMADAIKRANCIHFNEEKLCKWLVQLLMALDYLHMNHILHRDVKCSNIFLTKEQDICLGDFGLAKLLTSDDLASSVVGTPSYMCPELLADIPYGSKSDIWSLGCCIYEMAALRPAFKAFDMQALINKINKSIVSPLPTMYSGGFRGLVKSMLRKNPELRPSAAELLRHPHLQSHVFKINLKFGNPRRNTLPISFYDNPRKARFLEVEENPKLVEREKRRSSYSNDRAQNPSISEAELDPPYFNQKFAAMSIGSMHKEIGIDKPVVAKASTSKTSRLSTPAKSSTAFRRLSTSSKISTNASNRTSLPMSHTPTTKDSRSARRVSLPLSMSSNMAADHETRYKSNVGILHNVESPDVSVNAPRIDKMAEYPLASSNSPLYPVNRTSSISAQCSSTSPNVVDRSIMKDKCTVQTVDRALTKPNVVNELSEQNQVSGLSSKSSSDSRQQRFDTTSYQQRAEALEGLLEFSARLLQQGRYDELNVLLKPFGLEKVSSRETAIWLARSIKETGA, encoded by the exons ATGGAGCAGTATGAGATACTAGAACAAATTGGCAAGGGTGCGTTTGGCGCAGCCCTTCTTGTACGgcataaacttgaaaaaaagaA GTATGTCCTCAAGAAAATCCGACTTGCTCGTCAGACAGACAGAACCCGCAGATCTGCTCATCAAGAG AAAGAactaatttctaaaataaggcATCCTTTCATAGTAGAGTACAAGGACTCATGGGTTGAGAAG GGTTGCTATGTCTGCATTGTTATTGGTTATTGTGAAGGAGGTGACAT GGCGGATGCCATCAAGAGAGCTAACTGCATTCACTTCAATGAAGAG AAACTTTGCAAGTGGTTGGTTCAACTTCTGATGGCACTGGATTACTTGCATATGAACCATATCCTACATCGAGATGTCAAG TgttcaaatatatttttgacaAAGGAGCAAGACATATGTCTCG GTGATTTTGGTCTAGCAAAACTATTGACTTCAGATGATCTTGCTTCTTCT GTGGTTGGAACTCCTAGTTATATGTGCCCTGAACTTCTCGCTGATATACCTTATGGCTCAAAGTCTGACATTTGGTCTTTAG GCTGTTGCATCTATGAAATGGCTGCTCTGAGACCTGCCTTTAAGGCTTTT GATATGCAGGCCCtgattaacaaaataaacaagtcAATTGTCTCTCCACTTCCAACCATGTATTCGGGTGGATT TAGGGGTCTTGTTAAGAGCATGCTAAGGAAAAACCCTGAACTCCGACCCAGC GCTGCTGAACTTCTTAGGCATCCTCATCTTCAATCACACGTTTTCAAAATTAATCTGAAGTTTGGGAACCCACGAAGAAACACTTTACCAATATCGTTTTACGATAACCCGAGAAAAGCTAGATTCCTTGAGGTCGAGGAAAATCCAAAGCTTGTCGAGCGAGAGAAACGAAGATCATCATACAGCAATGACCGAGCCCAAAATCCCAGCATCTCTGAAGCTGAGCTGGACCCCCCGTATTTTAACCAAAAGTTCGCAGCGATGTCTATTGGTAGCATGCACAAGGAGATTGGCATTGATAAGCCAGTTGTTGCCAAGGCTTCTACTTCAAAAACCTCTAGGTTATCAACACCCGCAAAAAGTTCAACCGCTTTTAGGAGGTTGTCGACATCCTCTAAGATCTCCACTAATGCTTCCAATCGTACCTCG CTTCCCATGTCACATACTCCAACAACTAAAGATTCGAGGTCAGCACGTAGAGTTTCCCTTCCACTTTCAATGTCAAGCAACATGGCGGCGGACCATGAGACCCGATACAAATCCAATGTCGGTATCCTTCACAATGTCGAGTCTCCTGATGTATCTGTCAATGCACCACGTATTGACAAGATGGCCGAGTACCCATTAGCATCTTCCAATAGTCCCCTTTACCCTGTAAATAGGACCTCATCAATCTCTGCTCAGTGCTCTTCCACCTCCCCGAATGTTGTTGACCGCTCGATAATGAAGGACAAGTGTACAGTACAGACTGTTGACAGAGCCTTGACCAAGCCAAACGTGGTCAATGAGCTTTCAGAGCAGAATCAAGTCAGTGGTTTATCCAGCAAATCGTCATCAGATTCCAGGCAACAACGTTTTGATACCACCTCGTATCAACAACGTGCTGAAGCTTTGGAAGGTTTGCTCGAGTTTAGTGCCCGGCTTTTGCAGCAAGGGAGATATGATGAACTTAATGTGCTCTTGAAGCCCTTTGGCCTCGAGAAGGTGTCATCAAGAGAAACTGCGATTTGGTTGGCGAGAAGTATCAAAGAAACGGGTGCTTAG
- the LOC130798532 gene encoding uncharacterized protein LOC130798532: MMKAGNSITSLLKTAMADRREILEPYELDYSDLISVSSSSLAEIKRLESVTVAVMEALGPTGPGLLTITGIPNVSEHRNYLLSRARDLSLLPHHYRNRILKDHGLGSDVPLKNLDRCVSSFAMQLKYEHDLDSSNLSQESSKDIEKPISVDENIVSEGYEKSMDDHFKALGCSFRELGLCMMDLGLRVARICDRAIGGKVLENSLLESGTAKGRLIHYHSSLDTFIIKESGRRKGSKKGQQKSEPKSLHFKDEMKSCRIDQMHRVGNSGRACVKSCDLWQQWHYDYGTFTVLTSPMFIRPRSFQMGKREDDCLLSGGLECPSPSGNTYLQIFHPNKKTICTVKAPPDSFILQVGESADILSRQKVQATLHSVLRPIELENLSRETFVVFLHPAWNKVFDILDYPVEQVTSYDHFQKHVETPESDEELKKLTQDIDNIIPPLSTRLKNGMSFAEFSRETTKQYYGGNGLQSNK; encoded by the exons ATGATGAAAGCGGGAAACTCAATCACTAGTCTGCTGAAAACTGCCATGGCGGATAGGAGAGAGATACTAGAACCTTACGAACTCGATTACTCTGATCTCATCTCcgtttcatcatcatcattggcGGAGATCAAACGACTCGAATCAGTGACGGTAGCAGTTATGGAAGCCCTAGGGCCTACTGGTCCAGGACTTCTCACCATTACTGGAATCCCTAATGTTTCAGAACACCGTAACTATCTGCTCTCTCGCGCAAGGGATCTTTCGCTTCTTCCGCATCACTATCGCAACCGTATTCTTAAG GATCATGGCTTAGGGAGTGATGTTCCGTTGAAGAATTTGGATAGATGTGTCTCTTCATTTGCAATGCAGTTGAAATATGAGCATGATCTGGATTCGAGTAACTTGAGCCAAGAAAGCTCAAAGGATATTGAAAAACCCATTTCTGTTGATGAAAATATTGTTTCTGAGGGGTATGAAAAGTCGATGGATGATCACTTCAAGGCTCTTGGTTGTAGCTTTAGAGAACTTGGATTATGTATGATGGACCTGGGACTTCGTGTAGCACGGATTTGTGATAGGGCTATCGGCGGAAAGGTATTGGAGAACAGCTTGTTGGAGTCAGGGACAGCAAAGGGTCGTCTCATTCACTATCATTCTTCTCTCGATACTTTTATAATCAAAGAATCAGGCAGAAGAAAGGGGTCTAAGAAAGGACAGCAAAAATCAGAACCAAAGAGCTTGCATTTTAAGGATGAAATGAAGTCCTGCAGGATTGATCAAATGCATAGAGTTGGCAATAGTGGAAGGGCATGTGTTAAAAGTTGTGACCTTTGGCAACAGTGGCATTATGACTATGGTACTTTTACTGTTCTTACTAGTCCAATGTTTATAAGACCAAGAAGTTTTCAGATGGGCAAAAGGGAAGATGATTGTCTGCTTTCTGGAGGGTTGGAATGCCCGTCACCCAGTGGTAATACTTATTTGCAGATCTTTCATCCGAACAAGAAAACCATTTGTACTGTAAAGGCGCCTCCTGATAGTTTCATTCTGCAAGTGGGTGAGTCGGCTGATATACTGTCAAGACAGAAGGTTCAGGCAACTCTTCACTCCGTTTTACGACCAATAGAACTAGAAAACCTGAGCAGGGAAacttttgttgtatttttacaTCCAGCTTGGAATAAagtatttgatattttagattATCCTGTGGAGCAGGTAACCTCTTATGATCATTTTCAGAAACATGTGGAGACACCTGAAAGTGATGAAGAGCTTAAAAAACTAACACAAGATATTGACAATATAATTCCTCCCCTTTCTACTCGGCTAAAGAATGGGATGAGCTTTGCAGAATTCTCCCGTGAAACGACCAAGCAATATTATGGTGGTAATGGTTTGCAATCAAACAAATGA